One window of the Camarhynchus parvulus chromosome 2, STF_HiC, whole genome shotgun sequence genome contains the following:
- the SERPINB1 gene encoding leukocyte elastase inhibitor produces MENLSIANSRFALDLLRRFSEANPTGNVFFSPVSISGALAMVLLGAKGNTEAQVLKTLHLDKVEDVHSGFQALTADINRSNAPYLLRLASRLFGEKSYSFLQDFLTNTRKLYGADLATVDFLQACDKARKEINQWVEEKTEGKIPDLLAEGSVDSMTKLVLVNAIYFKANWAEKFQEADTTEAPFRLNKNERRTVKMMYQKKKFNFGYIPEEKIRVLELPYDGRELSMIILLPDDTEEDSTGLQKMEKQLTLEKLQEWTRPEHLYSADVHVRLPKFKLEESYDLKSDLAAMGLLDVFDSGKADLSGMSGARDLFLSAVVHKAFVEVNEEGTEAAAATAGIAMLCMAIEEDFNADHPFLFFIRHNPTQSILFLGRYASP; encoded by the exons ATGGAGAACCTGTCCATTGCCAACAGCAGATTTGCACTTGATCTGCTCAGAAGGTTTAGTGAGGCCAACCCAACAGGAAAtgtcttcttttctcctgttaGTATCTCTGGTGCTCTGGCCATGGTCCTTTTGGGGGCCAAAGGTAATACAGAAGCCCAGGTGTTGAAG acgCTTCACCTTGACAAAGTTGAAGATGTTCATTCAGGATTCCAGGCTCTGACAGCAGATATAAACAGAAGCAATGCTCCTTATCTGTTACGGCTGGCCAGTCGGCTCTTTGGAGAGAAGTCCTACAGCTTTCTGCAG GATTTCCTGACTAATACACGGAAATTATATGGAGCTGACTTGGCTACAGTTGATTTTCTTCAGGCTTGTGATAAAGCCAGGAAAGAAATTAACCAGTGGGTTGAGGAGAAAACGGaag gCAAAATCCCCGATCTGCTGGCTGAAGGCTCAGTTGATAGCATGACCAAGCTGGTACTGGTGAATGctatttatttcaaagcaaactGGGCAGAGAAATTTCAAGAAGCTGACACCACTGAAGCACCATTTCGATTAAATAAG AATGAAAGGAGGACAGTAAAAATGatgtatcagaaaaaaaaatttaattttggataCATCCCTGAAGAGAAGATCCGTGTTTTAGAGCTGCCTTACGATGGAAGAGAACTTAGTATGATCATCTTGTTACCTGATGACACTGAAGAGGACTCCACTGGACTGCAGAAG ATGGAAAAGCAGCTTACCTTAGAGAAGCTCCAGGAATGGACACGTCCAGAGCATCTGTATTCTGCTGACGTTCACGTGCGTTTGCCAAAGTTTAAGCTGGAGGAAAGCTATGACCTTAAATCAGATTTAGCTGCTATGGGCTTGCTGGATGTATTTGACAGTGGCAAGGCTGACCTGTCGGGAATGTCAGGGGCACGTGACCTCTTCCTCTCTGCAGTTGTCCACAAGGCTTTTGTGGAAGTGAATGAGGAAGGCAcggaagctgcagctgccactgctggcaTTGCTATGCTCTGCATGGCCATAGAAGAGGATTTCAACGCTGAccatcctttccttttctttattcGCCACAACCCAACGCAAAGCATACTTTTCTTGGGCAGATATGCTTCCCCATAA
- the LOC115914220 gene encoding serpin B6-like: MESLCAANNTFAVDLLRKLCEMKSGQNVFFSPFSISSALSMVLLGSRGSTEAQISKVLSLKNAQDAHNGYQSLLSEINDPNTKYILRTANRLYGEKTFEFLPSFIESSQKSYHAGLEQMDFLHAWEDSRKQINVWVEERTEGKIQNLLAAGTLDSLSRLVLVNAIYFKGNWEEPFRKASTRERPFQINKNESKPVQMMFKEANFNMTYIGDFQTKILELPYVGDELSMIILLPDAIQDGSTGLERLEKELTHEKLMGWISPEMMNSTEVRVYLPRFKLEENYDLKPLLSSMGMPDAFDLGKADFSGISSGNELVLSEVVHKSFVEVNEEGTEAAAATAAVMQLCCAMIVPEFTADHPFLFFIRHNKTCSILFCGRFCCP; the protein is encoded by the exons ATGGAAAGCCTTTGTGCAGCAAACAACACTTTTGCTGTGGACCTGTTAAGAAAGCTGTGTGAGATGAAAAGCGGGCAGAATGTGTTCTTTTCACCATTTagtatttcttctgctttgtctATGGTTTTGCTGGGTTCAAGAGGTAGCACTGAAGCCCAAATAAGCAAG GTGCTTTCTCTGAAGAATGCCCAGGATGCTCACAATGGGTATCAGTCCCTTCTCTCTGAAATTAATGATCCAAACACCAAATACATCCTGAGAACTGCAAACCGGCTCTATGGAGAAAAGACCTTTGAGTTTCTTCCA TCATTTATAGAGTCCAGTCAGAAATCCTACCATGCTGGCCTGGAACAGATGGACTTCCTGCATGCTTGGGAGGATTCCAGGAAACAAATCAATGTCTGGGTGGAGGAAAGGACTGAAG GCAAAATTCAGAACCTGTTGGCAGCGGGGACGCTTGATTCCCTGAGCAGGCTTGTGTTGGTGAATGCCATCTATTTCAAAGGCAACTGGGAAGAGCCTTTCAGGAAAGCAAGTACCAGAGAGAGGCCATTCCAAATTAATAAG AACGAGAGCAAACCTGTGCAGATGATGTTCAAGGAGGCAAATTTTAACATGACCTACATTGGGGACTTCCAGACCAAAATCCTGGAGCTGCCCTATGTGGGTGATGAACTGAGCATGATCATCCTGCTCCCTGATGCAATCCAGGATGGCTCCACAGGCTTGGAAAGA ctggaaaaggaacTTACACATGAGAAGCTGATGGGTTGGATCAGTCCAGAAATGATGAATTCTACAGAGGTGAGGGTGTATTTACCCCGAtttaaactggaagaaaattatGATCTGAAACCGCTTCTGAGCAGCATGGGAATGCCTGATGCATTTGATTTGGGGAAGGCAGACTTCTCAGGAATCTCATCTGGGAATGAGCTGGTGCTCTCTGAAGTGGTTCACAAATCCTTTGTGGAAGTCAATGAAGAAGGcactgaagcagctgctgccacagcagcagtgatgcaGTTGTGTTGTGCAATGATAGTTCCAGAATTCACTGCTGATCatcccttcctcttcttcatccGGCACAACAAAACTTGCAGCATTTTGTTCTGTGGCAGATTTTGCTGTCCCTAA
- the LOC115914148 gene encoding LOW QUALITY PROTEIN: serpin B6-like (The sequence of the model RefSeq protein was modified relative to this genomic sequence to represent the inferred CDS: inserted 1 base in 1 codon) yields the protein MESLCAANSTFAVDLLRKLCEMKSRQNVFFSPFSISSALSMVLLGSRGSTEAQISKVLSLKNAQDAHNGYQSLLSEINDPNTKYILRTANRLYGEKTFEFLPSFIESSQKSYHAGLEQMDFLHAWEDSRKQINVWVEERTEGKIQNLLAAGTLDSLSRLVLVNAIYFKGNWEEPFRKASTRERPFQINKNESKPVQMMXKEANFNMTYIGDFQTKILELPYVGNELSMIILLPDAIQDGSTGLERLEKELTHEKLMGWISPEVMNSTEVRVYLPRFKLEECYGLKPILRSMGMPDAFDLGKADFSGISPGNELVLSEVVHKSFVEVNEEGTEAAAATAMPVCGCSLVMMPTPEFIADHPFLFFIRHNKTCSILFCGRFCCP from the exons ATGGAAAGCCTTTGTGCAGCAAACAGCACTTTTGCTGTGGACCTGTTAAGAAAGCTGTGTGAGATGAAAAGCAGGCAGAATGTGTTCTTTTCACCATTTagtatttcttctgctttgtctATGGTTTTGCTGGGTTCAAGAGGTAGCACTGAAGCCCAAATAAGCAAG GTGCTTTCTCTGAAGAATGCCCAGGATGCTCACAATGGGTATCAGTCCCTTCTCTCTGAAATTAATGATCCAAACACCAAATACATCCTGAGAACTGCAAACCGGCTCTATGGAGAAAAGACCTTTGAGTTTCTTCCA TCATTTATAGAGTCCAGTCAGAAATCCTACCATGCTGGCCTGGAACAGATGGACTTCCTGCATGCTTGGGAGGATTCCAGGAAACAAATCAATGTCTGGGTGGAGGAAAGGACTGAAG GCAAAATTCAGAACCTGTTGGCAGCGGGGACGCTTGATTCCCTGAGCAGGCTTGTGTTGGTGAATGCCATCTATTTCAAAGGCAACTGGGAAGAGCCTTTCAGGAAAGCAAGTACCAGAGAGAGGCCATTCCAAATTAATAAG AACGAGAGCAAACCTGTGCAGATGA TTAAGGAGGCAAATTTTAACATGACCTACATTGGGGACTTCCAGACCAAAATCCTGGAGCTGCCCTATGTGGGTAATGAACTGAGCATGATCATCCTGCTCCCTGATGCAATCCAGGATGGCTCCACAGGCTTGGAAAGA ctggaaaaagaaCTTACACATGAGAAGCTGATGGGTTGGATTAGTCCAGAAGTGATGAATTCTACAGAGGTGAGGGTGTATTTACCCAGATTTAAACTGGAAGAGTGTTATGGACTGAAACCTATTTTAAGAAGCATGGGAATGCCTGATGCATTTGATTTGGGGAAGGCAGACTTCTCAGGAATCTCACCTGGTAATGAGCTGGTGCTCTCTGAAGTGGTTCACAAATCCTTTGTGGAAGTCAATGAAGAAGGcactgaagcagctgctgccacagctaTGCCAGTGTGTGGGTGTTCCCTTGTAATGATGCCCACTCCAGAATTCATTGCTGATCatcccttcctcttcttcatccGGCACAACAAAACTTGCAGCATTTTGTTCTGTGGCAGATTTTGCTGTCCCTAA